The following coding sequences lie in one Carcharodon carcharias isolate sCarCar2 chromosome 5, sCarCar2.pri, whole genome shotgun sequence genomic window:
- the LOC121278309 gene encoding heme-binding protein 2-like: protein MLRLFLTVSVLFWHQLAAQDEVDNFCRENDCTEPAEVIVDKNYEEVEFQHVQWVETTVHGMDMNHAIETGLDKLFNYSHFANAAGTIIPISAPWGVHGDIVNGKMDQAFRVYVMIVPEVISPPEPTDQTVKIARVPTSSFYLRTIDRKVDEQQYEELVTKFQQDLEQDNQHFYPSFFIALYNTHGLMQIGFLKK, encoded by the exons ATGCTGAGACTCTTCCTAACTGTGTCTGTCCTCTTCTGGCATCAACTTGCTGCACAGGATGAGGTGGACAACTTCTGTCGTGAAAATGACTGCACTGAGCCCGCAGaagtcattgtggacaag AATTATGAAGAGGTAGAATTCCAACATGTCCAATGGGTTGAAACAACAGTTCATGGAATGGATATGAATCATGCAATAGAGACCGGCCTGGACAAACTTTTCAATTATTCACATTTCGCTAATGCTGCAG GTACAATTATTCCCATCTCTGCACCTTGGGGAGTTCACGGAGACATTGTAAATGGCAAAATGGACCAGGCATTCAGGGTATATGTTATGATAGTTCCTGAAGTCATCAGTCCACCGGAACCAACGGATCAAACGGTCAAAATAGCAAGAGTACCTACTAGTTCGTTCTATCTCAG GACTATTGACAGGAAAGTTGATGAGCAACAATATGAAGAACTCGTGACTAAATTCCAGCAGGACTTGGAACAAGACAATCAACACTTTTATCCGAGTTTTTTCATTGCTTTATATAACACACATGGGCTCATGCAAATAGGCTTCTTAAAGAAATAA